One window of Amaranthus tricolor cultivar Red isolate AtriRed21 chromosome 11, ASM2621246v1, whole genome shotgun sequence genomic DNA carries:
- the LOC130827876 gene encoding kelch repeat-containing protein At3g27220 — MRFVRHNQKHSSLKFALFVSVLALVGAAFVGDLLWTSSSSSTLFAFRYVTDSWSIPYSPTLNVPNSSYSSQSKVKGKDQGKNIPSGRILSATFADLPGPELHWEKLPTAPVPRLDGAAIQIKNLLYVFAGYGNINAVHSHVDIFNFTDNTWGESFPMPKEMAHSHLGMVTDGRYIYVVTGQYGPQCRGPTARNFVLDTDTKQWKDLPSLPVPRYAPATQLWRGRLHVMGGSGINRYTPELDHWSLAVKDGKALENEWLSEIPIPRGGPHRACVVVDDKLLVIGGQEGDFMAKPGSPIFKCSRRHEVVYADVLMLDDKKWKNLPPMPKPDSHIEFAWTIVNHSIIIAGGTTDKHPNTKKMILNGEIFRFDLDTLKWSVIGKLPYRVKTTLVGFWDGWFYFTSGQRDKGPDDPSPRKVIGEIWRTKLSF; from the exons ATGAGATTTGTAAGGCACAATCAAAAgcattcttcattgaaattCGCACTTTTCGTATCAGTACTTGCACTTGTTGGAGCTGCTTTTGTTGGAGATCTCTTATGGACATCGTCTTCTTCTTCTACTCTTTTTGCTTTTCGTTATGTTACTGATTCTTGGTCCATTCCGTATTCTCCCACGCTTAATGTCCCCAATTCTAGCTACTCTTCTCAATCTAAG GTGAAGGGCAAAGATCAGGGAAAGAATATACCTTCGGGAAGAATTCTATCAGCTACTTTTGCCGACTTACCAGGACCTGAACTACATTGGGAGAAGTTACCTACAGCTCCGGTGCCTCGTCTAGACGGGGCTGCCATCCAGATAAAGAATCTTTTGTATGTGTTTGCCGGATATGGAAATATCAACGCT GTGCATTCCCATGTTGACATCTTCAATTTCACTGACAACACTTGGGGTGAAAGTTTTCCGATGCCAAAGGAGATGGCTCATTCTCATTTAGGAATGGTAACTGATgggagatatatatatgtagtcaCTGGCCAATATGGTCCGCAATGCAGAGGGCCGACAGCCCGTAATTTTGTGCTGGATACTGACACAAAGCAATGGAAAGACCTTCCTTCTTTGCCAGTCCCTAG GTATGCACCAGCTACTCAACTTTGGAGAGGAAGGCTGCATGTCATGGGAGGTAGTGGAATAAATCGGTACACACCTGAATTAGACCACTGGAGTCTGGCGGTGAAGGATGGGAAAGCATTAGAGAATGAGTGGCTATCGGAAATACCTATACCTCGTGGTGGACCTCACAG GGCTTGTGTTGTGGTTGATGACAAACTACTGGTTATTGGGGGTCAAGAGGGTGATTTTATGGCCAAACCCGGGTCACCAATTTTTAAGTGCTCCCGCAGGCATGAG GTGGTATATGCGGATGTTTTAATGCTGGACGACAAGAAGTGGAAAAACTTGCCTCCCATGCCAAAACCAGATTCCCATATAGAGTTCGCCTGGACTATAGTTAACCACTCCATCATCATAGCTGGAGGTACTACTGACAAACATCCCAACACAAAAAAGATGATCCTGAATGGAGAAATTTTTCGTTTTGATCTAGACACACTG AAATGGTCAGTGATCGGTAAGCTTCCTTACCGTGTCAAAACTACTCTTGTCGGATTTTGGGATGGTTGGTTCTATTTTACATCTGGTCAACGCGATAAAGGACCTGATGA
- the LOC130827877 gene encoding vacuolar protein-sorting-associated protein 11 homolog, with protein MYQWRKFEFFEEKYEGKFKVPEEITGEIMCCSCGRGKVSIGCDDGTVSILDRGLKFNYAFLAHSSSVFFLQQLKQRNYLLTIGEDEQVSPQSSAMCLKVFDLDKTQMEGTSTSAAVPDCVQILRIFTNQFPEAKITSFLVLEEAPPILFIAIGLENGSIYCIKGDIARERITRFTLRVENASSGNAAITGFGFRSDGSAMQLFAVTPSSVSVFNLQFQPAKRQTLDQIGCDSKSVAMSDRSELIIGRPEAVYFYEDDGRGPCWAFEGEKKFLGWFRGYLLCVIADQRTFKNTFNIYDLKNHLIAHSAPVNEVSHMLCEWGNIILIMADKSAVCVGEKDMESKLDVLFKKNLYSVAINLVQTQQADAVATAEVLRKYGDHLYSKQEYDEAMAQYILTIGHLEPSYVIQKFLDAQRIHNLTNYLENLHEKGLASKDHTTLLLNCYTKLKDVDKLNYFIKSEDDGEHKFDVETVIRVCRAANYHEHAMYVAKKAGRHELYLKILLEDLGRYDEALQYISRLDPSQAGVTIKEYGKILIEHKSRETILILLKLCTEEGKPAKKGSLSMLPSPVDFINIFVHHPKSLMDFLEKYTDKVKDTPAQVEIHNTLLELYLSYDLTFPSMSQYSLNGDVNDKERISSEVASLSKSSSNGKVSFDDDKSRSIRREKGLRLLRSGWSSDQENPLYNVDLVIILCEMNAFREGLLFLYEKMKLYKEVIACYMQAHDHEGLIACCKRLGDSGKGGDPTLWADLLKYFGELGEDCTREVKEVLKYIERDDILPPIIVVQTLSQNPCLTLSVIKDYIARKLEQESKLIEEDRQAVEKYQEDTSVMRKEIEDLRTNARIFQLSKCTACTFTLDLPAVHFMCMHSYHLHCLGDNEKECPVCAPEYRSVLDMKRNLEQNSRDQDQFFQKVRNSKDGFSVIADYFGKGIISKTKPDENNSSTSGF; from the exons ATGTATCAATGGCGGAAATTTGAGTTCTTTGAGGAGAAATATGAAGGGAAATTCAAAGTACCTGAGGAAATTACTGGGGAGATTATGTGTTGTTCTTGTGGACGAGGCAAAGTTTCTATCGGATGTGATGATGGGACTGTTAGTATCCTTGATCGAGGTCTCAAGTTCAATTATGCTTTTCTTGCTCATTCTTCTTCTGTGTTTTTTCTCCAACAGCTCAAG CAACGCAATTATCTTCTTACTATTGGTGAAGACGAACAAGTATCTCCCCAGTCGTCAGCTATGTGCCTGAAAGTTTTCGACCTGGATAAGACACAAATGGAGGGTACAAGCACAAGTGCAGCTGTTCCTGATTGTGTCCAAATATTACGTATTTTCACTAACCAGTTCCCTGAAGCAAAG ATTACGTCCTTTTTAGTGCTAGAAGAAGCCCCTCCAATACTTTTCATAGCGATTGGATTGGAAAATGGCAGCATCTACTGTATCAAAGGTGACATTGCACGTGAACGGATTACCCGATTCACGCTTAGGGTGGAAAATGCCTCATCGGGTAATGCTGCTATTACTGGATTTGGATTTAGAAGTGATGGTTCAGCCATGCAACTCTTTGCAGTAACCCCATCTTCTGTTAGTGTGTTCAACCTCCAATTCCAACCTGCGAAAAGGCAAACCTTAGATCAGATTGGTTGTGATTCAAAAAGTGTTGCGATGAGTGATCGCTCG GAGCTGATAATTGGTAGGCCTGAAGCTGTGTATTTTTACGAAGATGATGGGCGTGGTCCTTGTTGGGCATTTGAAGGAGAGAAGAAGTTTCTTGGATGGTTCCGTGGATATCTTTTATGTGTGATCGCCGATCAAAGAACTTTTAAGAATACATTTAATATTTACGACCTAAAGAACCACTTGATAGCACATAGTGCTCCAGTTAATGAGGTTTCACATATGCTCTGTGAATGGGGCAACATAATCCTCATCATGGCTGATAAATCCGCAGTTTGTGTTGGAGAGAAGGATATGGAAAGCAAATTAGATGTGCTTTTCAAGAAAAATCTCTATTCTGTGGCTATCAATCTTGTTCAAACTCAGCAAGCCGATGCTGTAGCTACTGCCGAAGTGCTTAGAAAGTATGGTGATCACCTATACAGCAAGCAGGAGTATGACGAGGCTATGGCTCAGTATATCCTCACGATTGGTCACCTTGAACCATCATACGTGATTCAGAAATTCTTGGATGCTCAGAGAATCCACAATCTGACCAATTACTTGGAAAATTTACACGAAAAGGGCCTCGCATCAAAAGATCATACGACTCTCTTGTTGAACTGTTATACAAAGTTAAAGGATGTCgataaattgaattattttattaaaagtgAGGATGATGGGGAACATAAGTTTGATGTCGAGACTGTGATACGAGTCTGCCGTGCTGCAAATTATCACGAACATGCGATGTATGTTGCTAAAAAGGCGGGTAGGCATGAGTTATACCTGAAAATTCTGCTAGAAGATCTTGGTAGATATGATGAAGCCTTGCAGTATATTTCAAGACTTGATCCAAGCCAAGCCGGGGTGACGATTAAGGAGTATGGCAAAATCCTCATAGAGCACAAATCTCGAGAGACCATACTAATACTCCTGAAGCTCTGTACTGAGGAGGGAAAACCCGCCAAGAAGGGTTCTTTATCGATGTTGCCATCTCCTGTTGATTTCATCAACATTTTTGTACATCACCCCAAATCTTTAATGGATTTCCTCGAGAAATACACTGATAAAGTGAAGGACACACCTGCGCAGGTCGAAATTCACAATACCCTGCTGGAGTTATATCTGTCCTATGATTTGACCTTCCCGTCGATGTCACAGTATAGCTTAAACGGAGATGTCAATGATAAAGAAAGAATATCATCTGAGGTTGCGTCGTTGTCAAAATCTTCGTCAAACGGGAAAGTATCGTTCGATGATGATAAGAGTCGTTCTATAAGACGTGAGAAAGGGCTGCGCTTGCTTAGAAGTGGGTGGTCATCTGACCAGGAAAATCCACTTTACAATGTTGATCTTGTTATTATCCTGTGTGAAATGAATGCATTTCGAGAAGGGCTTTTGTTCCTTTACGAGAAAATGAAATTGTACAAGGAGGTGATTGCGTGCTACATGCAGGCCCATGATCACGAGGGATTGATTGCGTGCTGCAAGAGGCTGGGAGATTCAGGTAAGGGTGGAGATCCCACTCTTTGGGCTGaccttttaaaatattttggtgAACTTGGAGAAGATTGCACCAGAGAAGTTAAAGAGGTCTTGAAATATATCGAGCGAGACGACATTTTGCCACCTATCATTGTTGTTCAAACATTGTCCCAGAATCCATGTCTTACTCTATCCGTAATAAAGGACTATATCGCTCGGAAACTTGAACAGGAGTCAAAGCTTATTGAAGAGGATAGGCAGGCAGTTGAGAAGTATCAG GAGGATACTTCGGTAATGAGGAAAGAAATTGAGGATTTGAGGACAAATGCAAGAATCTTTCAGCTAAGCAAATGTACTGCGTGCACCTTCACTCTCGATCTTCCAGCGGTCCATTTTATGTGCATGCACTCGTATCATTTACATTGCCTTGGCGACAATGAAAAGGAGTGTCCTGTATGTGCTCCAGAGTACAGGTCCGTGCTGGACATGAAGAGAAACCTAGAACAGAATTCTAGAGACCAAGATCAGTTTTTTCAGAAAGTTAGGAACTCCAAAGATGGATTCTCTGTTATTGCTGATTATTTCGGAAAAGGGATAATCAGCAAAACCAAACCCGATGAAAATAATTCTTCAACTAGCGGATTTTGA